A portion of the Ferrimonas lipolytica genome contains these proteins:
- a CDS encoding PhoH family protein, giving the protein MVESEKKLFVLDTNVLLHEPLAIYSFQEHDVVVPMTVLEELDQIKDRNKDVARDARIAVRTLEQCVGSASPDELLAGVPLEAAGIDIPSGKLLIFPDHQATFAPSQSLPLSCNDNTIINSALYLQQQHPTRPVILVTKDINMRIKAKGAGLRWVEDYRSDQLVDDIRYLAKGFAEFEGDFWQNVGEVKSNQQGRFTEHLIKNEVFAEQQFYLNQYLLDDGEQFCGQVKQLDERYVTIRDLGRDRLMHYHAWGITPRNIYQGMALHALLDPKIDVVILTGPAGSGKTLLALAAALEQVIETRRYSRVIVTRNTPEIAESIGFLPGTEEEKMMPWLAAITDTLEVLHKQDESPSGSLQYIMEKANIQFKSVNFMRGRSIQNSFVLLDECQNLTPSQLKTIITRMGEGTKLVLSGNLAQIDSSYLTAVTSGLTYAVERFKSFNGSANVFLDGVERSRLAAFAEENL; this is encoded by the coding sequence ATGGTTGAGTCTGAGAAAAAGCTATTCGTACTTGATACCAATGTGCTGTTACATGAGCCATTAGCGATCTATTCATTTCAAGAACATGATGTTGTGGTACCGATGACGGTGCTGGAAGAGTTAGATCAAATCAAAGACCGCAACAAGGATGTCGCTCGTGATGCGCGTATTGCGGTGCGAACGCTCGAGCAATGCGTTGGCTCGGCCTCGCCAGACGAGCTGTTAGCGGGAGTACCATTAGAAGCCGCTGGTATCGATATCCCCAGTGGCAAGTTACTTATCTTTCCCGACCACCAAGCGACGTTTGCCCCAAGCCAATCTCTTCCTCTGAGCTGTAACGACAACACTATTATTAATAGTGCTTTATACCTACAACAGCAGCATCCCACTCGGCCAGTAATCCTGGTTACTAAAGACATCAATATGCGTATCAAAGCCAAGGGGGCAGGGCTCCGCTGGGTTGAAGATTATCGCAGCGATCAGTTGGTTGATGACATCCGTTATTTGGCTAAAGGTTTTGCCGAGTTTGAGGGAGACTTTTGGCAAAATGTTGGTGAAGTTAAGAGCAATCAACAGGGCCGTTTTACCGAGCATCTTATAAAGAACGAGGTGTTTGCAGAACAACAGTTCTACCTCAATCAATATCTGCTTGATGATGGTGAACAGTTTTGCGGCCAAGTTAAGCAGTTGGACGAGCGCTACGTCACCATTCGAGATTTGGGTCGCGACCGGTTGATGCACTATCACGCTTGGGGGATAACCCCCAGAAATATCTATCAGGGTATGGCGTTGCACGCACTGCTAGACCCAAAGATAGATGTGGTGATCCTGACCGGGCCTGCTGGCTCAGGCAAAACGCTGCTGGCGTTAGCTGCAGCTTTAGAGCAGGTGATAGAAACCCGCCGCTATAGTCGGGTCATTGTGACTCGTAATACCCCCGAAATTGCCGAATCAATTGGCTTTTTACCTGGTACCGAAGAGGAAAAAATGATGCCGTGGTTGGCGGCCATTACCGATACATTGGAGGTACTGCATAAGCAGGATGAGAGCCCATCAGGTAGTCTGCAGTACATTATGGAAAAGGCCAATATTCAGTTTAAGTCGGTTAACTTTATGCGTGGTCGTTCGATTCAAAACAGTTTTGTGCTGTTGGATGAGTGTCAAAACCTAACGCCATCGCAACTAAAAACCATCATCACCCGCATGGGCGAAGGCACCAAATTAGTATTAAGCGGAAACTTGGCGCAGATAGACTCCAGCTACCTTACTGCAGTTACCTCTGGGCTAACCTATGCGGTTGAGCGCTTTAAAAGCTTTAACGGCAGCGCCAATGTCTTTTTGGATGGGGTCGAACGATCGCGATTAGCGGCGTTTGCAGAAGAAAATTTGTAG
- a CDS encoding exoribonuclease II, which translates to MFQDNPLLQQLKAQIRETLPTVEGQVKATAKGYGFIETDKGESHFVPPPMMKKVVHGDRVSAVLREDGDKTSAEPEQLLEASLDRFIARVQWFKGRLNLVPDHPMMKAGMRARCKKHIDEKSLKDGDYVVAHLKRHPLREDDKSFLAEVSEFVAATDDPHVPWWVILAKHDLAKVEPEGPSTWQLDGAERQDLTALPFVTIDAASTKDMDDALYVERNDNGWRLTVAIADPTAYVQPGDDVDQEAFKRCLTQYLPGYNVPMLPRQLADELCSLVEAEDRPALCAHIQVAADGELQPGAEFFLATIRSQGKLAYDNVSDYLDEVADGWQPQQAEIAEQCQQLHALANARSAWRKENALVFPDQPDYRFEVDDNGNVLNIHVDERRTANRIVEECMIVANAACAERLSATVGQGIFNAHAGLDPERINLVVELLEKHHITFDAEQLLTMGGYCALRRVLDKQESGYLDARVRKLQAFAEVVGTPQPHYGMGLEGYATWTSPIRKYSDMVNHRLLKATIAASDPTQVVTDQLLEQLAKMRKLHRMCERHVGDWLYARYLLAESGSKTEFTGKIIDINRGGIRVKLAENGAVAFMPASHVSVDKARLNINGETAQASFDDELKLQVADTIAVTIGQVDVDQRSVMVLPVTPLGS; encoded by the coding sequence ATGTTTCAAGACAATCCGCTGCTGCAGCAATTAAAAGCTCAGATCCGCGAAACCCTGCCAACCGTTGAAGGGCAGGTAAAAGCTACCGCCAAAGGTTACGGCTTTATCGAAACCGATAAGGGCGAAAGCCACTTTGTGCCGCCGCCGATGATGAAGAAAGTCGTGCACGGTGATCGTGTTAGTGCGGTATTGCGCGAAGATGGCGATAAAACATCCGCCGAACCAGAGCAGCTGCTTGAGGCGAGCCTAGATCGCTTTATCGCCAGAGTGCAATGGTTTAAGGGCCGTTTAAACCTTGTTCCTGATCACCCGATGATGAAAGCGGGCATGCGTGCTCGCTGTAAAAAGCACATCGATGAGAAATCGTTAAAGGATGGCGACTACGTGGTTGCCCACCTGAAACGTCACCCGCTGCGTGAAGACGACAAGAGCTTCTTGGCGGAAGTGTCAGAGTTTGTCGCTGCCACCGATGATCCCCATGTGCCTTGGTGGGTGATCCTCGCTAAACATGACTTAGCTAAGGTTGAACCAGAAGGGCCAAGTACATGGCAACTGGATGGTGCTGAGCGTCAAGATCTGACCGCACTGCCATTTGTTACCATTGACGCGGCCTCAACCAAAGATATGGACGACGCCCTATATGTTGAGCGCAACGATAACGGTTGGCGTTTAACCGTCGCTATCGCTGATCCAACAGCCTATGTGCAGCCAGGCGATGACGTTGACCAAGAGGCCTTTAAGCGTTGCTTAACCCAGTATCTGCCGGGTTACAACGTACCGATGCTGCCACGTCAATTGGCAGACGAGCTGTGCTCGTTGGTTGAAGCTGAAGATCGTCCAGCCCTATGTGCCCATATACAAGTGGCTGCTGATGGTGAACTGCAGCCGGGGGCTGAGTTCTTTTTAGCCACCATTCGCTCGCAGGGCAAACTGGCCTACGACAACGTGTCTGACTACTTGGATGAGGTTGCCGATGGGTGGCAGCCACAGCAAGCTGAGATTGCTGAGCAATGCCAACAGCTGCACGCCTTAGCTAATGCTCGCAGTGCGTGGCGTAAAGAGAATGCCTTGGTGTTCCCCGATCAGCCAGACTATCGCTTTGAAGTGGATGACAACGGCAACGTACTCAATATTCACGTTGATGAGCGCCGTACCGCCAACCGTATTGTTGAAGAGTGTATGATTGTTGCTAACGCCGCTTGTGCCGAGCGTCTAAGTGCAACCGTTGGCCAAGGTATTTTTAATGCTCACGCCGGTTTGGACCCAGAGCGCATCAATCTGGTGGTAGAACTACTTGAGAAGCACCACATCACCTTTGACGCAGAACAGTTGCTGACGATGGGCGGTTACTGTGCCTTGCGCCGGGTATTGGATAAGCAAGAAAGCGGTTACCTTGATGCTCGAGTGCGTAAGCTACAGGCCTTCGCTGAGGTAGTAGGAACACCACAACCTCACTACGGCATGGGGCTAGAAGGCTATGCAACATGGACTTCGCCGATTCGTAAATACAGCGATATGGTTAACCACCGCTTGTTGAAAGCCACTATCGCTGCAAGCGATCCAACCCAAGTGGTAACTGACCAGTTGTTAGAGCAGTTGGCTAAAATGCGCAAGCTGCATCGCATGTGCGAACGTCACGTTGGCGATTGGCTCTATGCTCGTTATCTGCTGGCGGAGTCCGGTTCTAAGACCGAATTTACCGGCAAAATTATCGACATCAATCGCGGTGGTATTCGAGTGAAGTTAGCAGAAAATGGCGCCGTCGCCTTTATGCCAGCTAGCCACGTTAGCGTTGATAAAGCTCGTCTGAACATCAATGGTGAAACCGCTCAGGCATCGTTTGACGACGAGCTTAAGTTACAGGTGGCCGATACCATCGCCGTGACTATCGGGCAGGTAGACGTTGATCAACGTAGCGTTATGGTGTTACCGGTGACGCCGCTGGGCAGTTGA
- the mgtE gene encoding magnesium transporter produces MQKEQLFATLSEALAASDKRAIRAELEHMHAADFALAVDEFDAPLAAKLLDLLSLPDHADVFGYLDPQNQADIAESMPRNELAALFSQMESDERADLFNQLSKEQQQALLPGLAQAEREDVRKLASYPEKTAGAMMSSDYATLRSHWTVRKALQRLRLEAPDKETIYQTYVIDGDRHLVGTISLRELILSNPERLVSDIMLTEVLFVRVDEDQEDVSEKIRHYDLLALPVLDTAERLVGICTYDDAMDAVVEEATEDAQKSGSVAALDSTMDKVGKWELYRKRIGWLILLVFGSLLSGAGIAHYEAVIESHVALVFFMPLLVGSGGNAGSQAAALMVRALATGEVELKDWLGVLGREVLVAGGLGLTMGAVVASLGWFRGGPEIALVVTMAMICVVMAGSLIGLSLPFLLSRINLDPATASGPLVTTIVDATGMVIYLGFASFVLGLPIP; encoded by the coding sequence ATGCAAAAAGAACAACTTTTTGCCACCCTTAGCGAAGCTCTCGCTGCCAGTGATAAACGCGCTATTCGTGCTGAGCTGGAACATATGCACGCGGCCGACTTCGCACTGGCCGTTGATGAATTCGATGCTCCTCTAGCGGCGAAGCTGCTGGATCTGCTGTCGCTGCCTGATCACGCCGATGTATTCGGTTACCTCGACCCGCAAAATCAAGCCGACATCGCTGAGTCGATGCCCCGCAATGAGTTGGCGGCATTGTTCTCACAGATGGAATCTGATGAACGAGCGGATCTGTTCAACCAGCTGTCAAAAGAGCAACAACAAGCATTGCTGCCAGGGCTAGCTCAAGCCGAGCGTGAAGACGTACGCAAACTCGCCTCCTACCCAGAAAAAACCGCAGGGGCAATGATGAGCTCTGACTACGCGACCTTACGTAGTCACTGGACCGTCCGAAAGGCATTACAACGTCTCCGGTTAGAAGCGCCAGATAAAGAAACCATCTACCAAACCTACGTTATCGATGGCGATCGCCATCTGGTTGGCACCATCTCGCTGCGTGAATTGATCCTATCTAACCCCGAGCGACTGGTGTCGGACATCATGCTGACCGAGGTACTGTTTGTTCGCGTTGATGAAGATCAGGAAGATGTATCGGAAAAAATCCGTCACTACGACTTACTGGCATTGCCGGTTTTAGATACCGCCGAGCGATTAGTGGGGATCTGTACCTACGATGACGCCATGGATGCGGTGGTTGAAGAAGCGACCGAAGATGCGCAAAAGAGTGGTTCGGTTGCCGCACTTGATTCCACCATGGATAAAGTCGGCAAATGGGAACTTTATCGCAAACGTATTGGCTGGCTGATCCTGTTGGTATTTGGTTCGCTACTTTCTGGAGCCGGCATCGCCCACTATGAGGCGGTAATTGAAAGCCATGTCGCACTGGTGTTCTTTATGCCGTTATTGGTGGGCTCTGGCGGTAACGCCGGTTCGCAAGCCGCCGCACTGATGGTGCGAGCCCTTGCCACCGGCGAGGTTGAATTGAAGGACTGGCTCGGCGTTCTTGGCCGTGAAGTTTTGGTTGCTGGCGGCCTTGGCTTAACCATGGGAGCCGTGGTTGCCAGTTTAGGTTGGTTCCGCGGTGGGCCAGAGATCGCACTGGTGGTTACCATGGCGATGATCTGTGTGGTAATGGCAGGCTCACTCATTGGCTTATCACTGCCGTTTTTGCTGTCACGGATCAACCTCGACCCAGCAACGGCCTCTGGCCCACTGGTTACCACTATCGTTGATGCTACCGGTATGGTTATCTATCTTGGTTTTGCCAGCTTTGTCTTGGGCTTACCCATTCCGTAA
- a CDS encoding outer membrane beta-barrel protein, protein MRQGVVAAIATLLSGSALAAEPNYFIAPMYGMSFGGEFDTTDEVEGERTDVGDLEIDSDSHVGFMIGRELDDPGNVYLLYSKQSTSFKTGSFGPSNGVDLDVSYLHFGGSLYFPNGDFVPYVTASVGVTEFKPDGDYSSEYAFSMGLGLGARYNITRNIGIYADARSFFSGYESSSDLVCFDQDGQCKLRLEADAIVQGQVNIGLLARF, encoded by the coding sequence ATGCGCCAAGGAGTAGTGGCAGCGATAGCAACACTGTTAAGTGGCTCAGCACTTGCTGCTGAGCCCAATTATTTTATTGCACCAATGTATGGAATGAGCTTCGGCGGTGAGTTTGATACCACCGATGAGGTTGAAGGGGAGCGCACCGATGTTGGCGATCTAGAGATCGATAGTGATAGCCATGTCGGTTTTATGATTGGGCGAGAGCTGGATGACCCAGGTAACGTTTACCTGCTCTATTCGAAACAGAGCACCTCATTCAAGACCGGCAGCTTTGGTCCCTCCAACGGCGTTGATCTTGATGTTAGTTACCTGCATTTTGGTGGCAGTCTCTATTTCCCCAATGGGGATTTTGTACCCTATGTAACGGCGAGTGTCGGTGTTACTGAATTCAAACCAGATGGCGACTACTCTTCTGAGTATGCGTTCTCAATGGGGTTGGGCTTAGGCGCGCGCTATAACATTACCCGTAACATTGGCATCTATGCTGACGCCCGCAGCTTTTTCAGTGGCTACGAAAGTTCATCTGATCTAGTTTGTTTTGACCAAGATGGCCAATGTAAATTGCGACTGGAAGCCGATGCTATTGTGCAAGGGCAGGTGAACATCGGTCTATTGGCGCGGTTTTGA
- the rapA gene encoding RNA polymerase-associated protein RapA, producing the protein MSFALGQRWISDTESDLGLGTVVAVEGRMVTVLFPATADNRLFSIQEAPLTRVIFNQGDEISSHEGWKMIVETIEESNQLVTYHGKRSDDGEAVSLRETMLDHQIRFNKPQDRLFAGQIDRMEYYVSRYQCQQQRHAMQQNSHRALQGPRAGLIPHQLYIANEVGQRHAPRVLLADEVGLGKTIEAGHILHQQLLSGRAERVLILVPENLQHQWLVEMLRRFNLRFSLFDEERCIESLADSDNPFDTEQLIICSIDLLRRKKRFEQALDATWDLMIVDEAHHLEWSEDKPSRAYQVVESLAEEVPGVLLLTATPDQLGHQSHFARLRLLDPDRFYDYQAFLTEEQAYQQVADAAEALLEKRPVTDTEAKALTALLPEQDLTEALAAIAADDQNARDKLLSDLLDRHGTGRVLFRNTRAGVSGFTARQLNRHPVTLPEQYATAVKVSNMFGGAGNTEQQVINNLYPEKLYQQFEGDKGNASWWQFDTRVNWLLEFLKSHRSKKVLVIASQATTALQLEEALRTREGIQAGVFHEGMSILERDKTAAYFAQEDGGAQVMICSEIGSEGRNFQFAYHLVMFDLPQNPDLLEQRIGRLDRIGQNHDVQIHVPYIENSAQQHLLDWFDKGMDAFEHNCQGGHLLHNEFSEALINVLAGTGEGLNELIEQTAARAAEHNAALEAGRDRLLEINSNGGEQAQALVEQIEKADDDTDFISFMLKLWDVIGVHQDDRGENAVVLRPTEHMLYPSYPGLPDDGCSVTFDRDTALSRDDFQFITPAHPMVAAGIDLITSSETGCTGVSLLKNKALPAGTLFLEMIYVAEAIAPAEVQLGRFLPPTPIRLLMDKSGKDLGQNIDFDSFNRQLVPINRHTGSKLVSASQSVLHPLIAAAETQVAERLATLVSSAEQRMEQELGGELERLQALKAVNPNIRDAELDAVREQMSMAKAHLDRAQIQLDAIRLIVVTPE; encoded by the coding sequence ATGTCCTTTGCTTTAGGTCAACGCTGGATCAGCGATACCGAATCTGATCTTGGCCTCGGCACCGTTGTTGCCGTTGAGGGTCGAATGGTCACCGTGCTATTCCCCGCTACCGCCGACAACCGCCTCTTTTCCATTCAGGAAGCGCCATTAACTCGCGTTATCTTCAATCAGGGTGATGAGATTAGCAGCCATGAAGGCTGGAAGATGATCGTCGAGACCATTGAAGAGAGTAACCAACTGGTTACCTACCACGGCAAACGTAGCGACGATGGTGAAGCAGTAAGTCTGCGTGAAACCATGCTGGACCACCAAATTCGCTTTAACAAGCCACAAGACCGCTTGTTCGCAGGTCAGATCGACCGAATGGAGTATTACGTTAGTCGCTACCAATGTCAGCAACAGCGTCATGCCATGCAACAGAACAGCCATCGCGCGCTGCAGGGTCCTCGTGCAGGCCTGATCCCCCATCAGCTCTACATCGCTAACGAAGTTGGCCAGCGCCACGCTCCACGAGTTCTACTTGCCGATGAAGTTGGTCTGGGTAAAACCATCGAAGCGGGTCACATCCTTCATCAGCAATTGTTGAGCGGTCGCGCCGAACGCGTACTGATCTTGGTACCGGAAAATCTGCAGCATCAATGGCTGGTTGAGATGCTACGTCGCTTCAACCTGCGCTTCTCACTGTTTGATGAAGAGCGCTGCATCGAATCGCTGGCTGATAGCGACAATCCATTTGACACTGAACAGTTGATCATCTGCTCCATTGACTTGTTGCGCCGAAAAAAGCGTTTCGAACAAGCCCTAGATGCGACTTGGGATCTTATGATTGTCGATGAGGCACACCACTTAGAATGGAGTGAAGACAAGCCGAGCCGCGCTTACCAAGTAGTAGAGTCGCTAGCAGAAGAAGTACCTGGCGTACTGCTGCTCACCGCCACTCCAGATCAGCTTGGCCATCAGAGTCACTTTGCTCGTTTGCGCTTGCTCGATCCTGATCGCTTCTACGATTACCAAGCGTTCCTAACAGAAGAGCAGGCATACCAGCAGGTTGCTGATGCGGCGGAAGCCCTATTAGAGAAGCGACCGGTGACTGACACTGAAGCCAAAGCGTTAACTGCGCTACTGCCTGAGCAAGATTTGACTGAAGCATTGGCTGCTATTGCTGCTGATGACCAAAACGCCCGCGACAAACTGCTGAGCGATCTGCTTGACCGCCACGGTACCGGCCGCGTCTTGTTCCGTAACACCCGTGCTGGCGTGTCTGGCTTTACCGCCCGTCAGCTCAACCGTCACCCGGTCACCTTACCAGAGCAGTATGCTACCGCGGTTAAGGTATCTAACATGTTTGGTGGTGCCGGCAACACCGAACAACAGGTGATCAACAACCTTTACCCAGAAAAACTATACCAACAGTTTGAAGGGGATAAAGGTAACGCCTCGTGGTGGCAGTTCGACACCCGCGTTAACTGGTTGCTTGAGTTCTTAAAGTCCCACCGTTCCAAAAAGGTGTTGGTTATTGCCTCGCAAGCCACCACGGCGCTGCAACTGGAAGAAGCCCTGCGTACCCGTGAAGGTATTCAGGCTGGTGTATTCCATGAAGGTATGTCGATTCTAGAGCGTGACAAAACCGCGGCCTACTTTGCCCAAGAAGATGGTGGCGCTCAGGTGATGATCTGTTCTGAGATCGGCTCAGAAGGTCGTAACTTCCAGTTCGCCTATCACTTGGTGATGTTCGACCTGCCACAAAACCCAGATCTGCTCGAGCAACGTATCGGCCGTCTGGATCGTATTGGCCAGAATCACGATGTACAGATCCACGTACCTTATATCGAAAACAGCGCCCAGCAACATCTACTGGACTGGTTCGATAAGGGCATGGATGCATTCGAGCATAACTGTCAAGGTGGCCACCTGCTGCACAACGAATTCAGTGAAGCGTTGATCAACGTGTTAGCGGGTACCGGTGAAGGCCTGAATGAGCTGATTGAACAAACAGCTGCCCGTGCCGCCGAGCACAATGCAGCTCTGGAAGCCGGCCGTGATCGCCTGTTGGAGATAAACTCCAACGGTGGCGAACAAGCGCAAGCCTTGGTCGAACAGATTGAAAAGGCCGACGACGATACCGACTTCATTAGCTTTATGCTGAAGTTATGGGATGTAATTGGCGTGCATCAAGACGATCGCGGTGAAAATGCGGTAGTGCTGCGCCCAACCGAGCACATGCTCTACCCAAGCTACCCCGGCTTACCAGACGACGGTTGCTCAGTCACCTTCGATCGCGACACCGCACTGTCGCGTGATGACTTCCAGTTCATCACCCCTGCCCACCCAATGGTGGCAGCAGGTATCGATCTGATCACCAGTTCAGAAACTGGCTGTACCGGCGTATCACTGCTGAAGAACAAGGCACTGCCAGCTGGCACTCTGTTCTTGGAAATGATCTATGTTGCTGAGGCAATTGCCCCGGCCGAAGTACAGTTGGGTCGTTTCTTGCCGCCAACGCCCATCCGCCTGCTAATGGATAAGTCTGGTAAAGATCTAGGACAAAACATCGACTTCGATTCCTTTAACCGCCAGCTGGTGCCTATCAACCGCCACACTGGCTCTAAACTGGTATCGGCGTCGCAATCGGTATTACACCCGTTGATTGCCGCTGCGGAAACTCAAGTAGCCGAACGTCTGGCGACCTTGGTTAGCTCGGCGGAACAACGCATGGAGCAAGAGTTGGGTGGTGAACTCGAGCGTCTCCAAGCACTTAAGGCGGTAAATCCGAACATTCGAGACGCAGAACTTGACGCAGTACGTGAGCAGATGAGCATGGCTAAGGCCCACCTGGACCGCGCCCAGATCCAGCTGGATGCTATTCGCTTGATTGTGGTTACACCGGAATAA
- a CDS encoding YibE/F family protein translates to MIRNYGFTFLIAALSTLIFYFSPSWSESFRPTQSQQQIFVEAKVVKMISSHLAPDARVPSITTGQQVFMAELLEGPEQGKQVKIDNPLSRQHNVYVDEGDVFIMMVRQTVNGTVYWAYNHKRSDAIYLMLAAFFALLLSFGRKEGLNSMVALYFTAALIIGVLVPSIFAGWNPILTSIVLMAVIIIVSFILVSGANRKSICAMGGTLLGIVAAGIMAQLFGEMANLSGIYLDKGEDVIYLAENLIPIRWLMFVAIVIAALGAVMDVAISIASAYNELRITDPKLTPKQLVHACMNIGRDIMGTMTNTLILAFAGGALTTIMMVWGFNMPANQFMNMPLVAMAVVNALAGSVGIVLTIPFTAWLAPYVFKPNQLEQQ, encoded by the coding sequence ATGATCCGTAACTATGGCTTCACCTTCTTGATAGCTGCGCTATCAACCCTGATCTTTTACTTCTCTCCAAGTTGGAGTGAATCATTTCGGCCAACGCAATCACAGCAACAGATATTTGTAGAAGCCAAAGTGGTAAAGATGATCTCGAGCCACCTTGCGCCAGACGCACGGGTGCCCTCGATAACGACGGGCCAGCAAGTGTTTATGGCCGAACTGCTAGAAGGGCCAGAGCAAGGCAAGCAAGTTAAGATCGACAACCCACTCAGCCGCCAACACAACGTTTACGTTGATGAGGGGGATGTATTTATCATGATGGTACGGCAAACCGTCAACGGCACCGTTTATTGGGCCTATAATCACAAACGCTCAGACGCTATCTACTTAATGCTAGCCGCTTTCTTCGCGCTATTGTTGTCATTTGGGCGCAAAGAAGGGCTCAACTCGATGGTCGCCCTTTACTTCACCGCAGCACTGATTATTGGGGTACTGGTGCCCTCCATCTTTGCTGGCTGGAATCCCATCCTCACCAGTATTGTATTGATGGCAGTGATCATCATAGTCAGCTTTATCTTGGTATCCGGTGCCAACCGCAAAAGCATCTGTGCCATGGGCGGTACCCTACTTGGTATTGTCGCCGCTGGCATTATGGCGCAGCTGTTTGGCGAAATGGCCAACCTATCGGGGATCTACTTAGATAAGGGCGAAGACGTCATCTACCTCGCGGAAAACCTGATTCCAATTCGCTGGCTGATGTTTGTCGCCATTGTTATTGCTGCCCTTGGCGCTGTGATGGACGTAGCTATCTCGATCGCTTCCGCTTACAACGAACTGCGGATAACCGATCCTAAATTAACACCAAAGCAGTTAGTGCACGCCTGTATGAACATCGGCCGCGATATCATGGGCACCATGACCAATACCTTAATCTTAGCCTTCGCCGGTGGCGCGTTAACGACCATCATGATGGTGTGGGGCTTCAACATGCCAGCAAACCAGTTTATGAATATGCCGTTGGTCGCAATGGCAGTGGTCAACGCCCTAGCCGGCAGCGTTGGTATCGTACTAACCATTCCATTTACCGCTTGGTTAGCACCATACGTATTCAAACCGAATCAGTTAGAGCAGCAGTGA
- a CDS encoding D-2-hydroxyacid dehydrogenase translates to MRKIIVLDGETLNPGDLDWTLLNRYGEVTVYSNSSAELVLERCEGAEIVLTNKVVLDASLLVQLPQLRYIGVTATGYNVVDVNAAAAQGVVVTNIPGYGPESVAQMAMAHLLHFASRVAQHDDAVHQGQWVDSPNFCFWNAPLMALAGKTLGVVGFGDIGQAMARMARGFGMKVLVHTRSERHDLPTEHRWVTLAELFSQADVVSLHCPQTAANTEFVNAQLLATMKPTALLLNTARGGLIHEAELAQALAAGVIAGAGLDVLSTEPPAADNPLLTAPNCSITPHNAWATLEARQNLLNIAIANIGSYLNGKVQHQVN, encoded by the coding sequence ATGAGAAAAATCATTGTATTGGATGGTGAGACGCTGAACCCAGGTGATCTCGATTGGACTTTGTTAAACCGATACGGTGAGGTGACCGTTTATTCCAACAGTTCAGCGGAGTTGGTGTTAGAGCGTTGTGAAGGCGCTGAGATCGTCTTAACCAATAAGGTTGTTTTAGATGCGTCCTTATTGGTACAGCTGCCACAATTACGTTATATCGGAGTGACGGCAACAGGCTATAACGTGGTTGATGTAAACGCCGCGGCAGCTCAAGGAGTTGTGGTTACCAATATTCCCGGTTACGGGCCCGAGTCGGTGGCGCAAATGGCAATGGCTCATCTGCTCCATTTTGCCAGTCGAGTGGCGCAGCATGATGACGCCGTGCATCAGGGTCAGTGGGTGGATAGCCCCAACTTTTGTTTCTGGAATGCGCCACTGATGGCATTGGCTGGTAAAACACTGGGCGTCGTTGGATTTGGCGATATTGGCCAAGCGATGGCTCGGATGGCGAGGGGCTTTGGCATGAAGGTTTTGGTGCATACTCGGTCAGAACGCCATGACCTGCCAACGGAGCACCGCTGGGTAACTCTAGCCGAACTATTTAGTCAAGCCGATGTAGTGAGCCTGCACTGCCCCCAAACTGCCGCCAATACTGAATTTGTTAATGCCCAGCTGCTGGCCACCATGAAACCAACGGCTCTGCTGCTCAACACTGCTCGAGGTGGACTGATCCATGAGGCGGAACTAGCGCAAGCATTAGCGGCGGGAGTCATTGCTGGTGCAGGTTTGGATGTACTCTCAACCGAGCCACCAGCCGCAGATAACCCACTGTTGACTGCGCCTAATTGTAGTATTACGCCACACAATGCGTGGGCAACTCTCGAAGCGAGACAAAACCTGCTCAACATCGCCATTGCCAATATTGGTAGCTACCTTAATGGTAAGGTTCAGCATCAAGTAAACTGA